GAGCGATCGACAATGGCGGTGTCGATAATACGTACGTTACCCACGGTACTTGCGCGGGCAACTTCCATCTCCTGGGCTTTGTAAAGCAACAGCTCATAGATACCACTCGCCACTTCAACGTCGCGGCGCAGACTGACAAGTTGCTGCTGGGTATCGGGCAGCGCCTCGATGCGTCGGTTAAAACGCGCACGCTCTGAAGTGAGCTGGCGGTACTGCTCTTCCGCCGCAAGTACGTTAGGGTGGTTGCTTGTAAAACGACGATTCAGCTCGACGCGCTCTAGTTCAAGTTCTTGAATGCGTGTGTCAAGTTCTACCAACTGGGAGAGTACCGCTTGGTTTTCGGCAGTCACATCGATCGATTGATTCTCAGACGCAAACTGGTTGAACGCAGCTTCCGCTGTCTGCACGTCTCTCTGGATGTAGGGGATCTGCTCACGCATAAAATTGAGGCTGTTCTCCGCCTCAGCGGATAACCGACTGATATTTTGGTCAACATAGACTTTAGCAACCTCGTTGAGGATGGCCTCAGCACGACCTGCGTCGGCGTCTTTATAGGAGATGCGTATGATGCCGGACTGTCTTCCTGCCTCACTAACCGATAACGATTCCTGCACCTCTTGAATGGCTGCAAGCCAATGATTCTCGAATATTAAAAATTCCGTGCCTGGGCGTGCAGAGAGATCGGAGACGAACACTGACACAAGGTCACCGTCGGCTGCTTCGCCAACTGCACCGCTCACCAAAGTGAGCCCTGCTTCGGTAATAAGAGAGAAGGTGTCTCCACCCTTTGAGACGAGTGTGAGTGGTTCCCCAAGCAATGAGGAATCAACTTCAAGCCGATCTACGGCTATGCGCTCCCCCCCCCACGCGTACGTGCTGAGTCCGAAAAATGGACTGCCAAACTTCGATTCATCAGAAGGCTCGAATCGTCTTGCCAGCGCCTTGCCAATTAAAGGGGAGTATTTTGGTTCAACATTGGTCGTCAGCGACAAGTTCTCGACCGCCGTGCCAATGACCGATCGTGATTTGATGATCTCTAGCTCAGCTTGAGTAGAAGACTCTGAGGCAAACGCTTCAGCAAGGTCCTCAAGACCGGGAAGGCTGGCAGTCTTCTCCTCGACCTGAAGGAGCGCACCGGCCTGATAAATCGGTGTTGAGATAAGTGCTACGGCAACAGAGAGTATTATTGCTACGGTTGTGATGCTGATAATTGTCCATCTTTTATCGAGCAGGGCCCCGAGGAGGCCAAGCAGGTCTATCTCGTCTTCGGCCGTACCTGTGTTTTGGGTTCCTTGCGGAAAATCGCTCTTTGCTTGCTGATCCATTGTGTTTTTGTGTCCCCAGATTGTCACGCGTAGTTTACGCGAGGTGCTTTAGCCATGTCTCGATCGCGGCGTCTATTTCGTCATAAACCAGCGAGAAAAAGGTCGCGGGTTTAAGGTGGGGGTCAACAATGTTTTTATTACCCAGCCATTTCCCCAGTTTAAAGGTTTTTCCTCGGGCTTCGGGGTAGCGCTTGATAAGGCGACGTAAGTGGTCGTCGTCCATCACTAAAATTAAGTCAGCGCTCGATACGATGGGCGTGTTTATTTGCCGCGCAAGGTGCGACCCCATGTTAACACCTCGCTCCAAAGCTACCTCGCAGCCAGTTGCCTCTGCGCCCTTGTCAACGAGCGCGGAGAGTCCTGCAGAAGATACGCCAACGCTGGGTGCCTTTGAGGTGAGCGCATACTCTGCGTAGGGGCTCCGGCAGATATTGCCAGTGCAAACCATAAGCACATTCTTAAACATCTGCTACTGCCCAAGACGGTCTATGTTGAATAGCCCTTGTAATGAAGGCAGTACATTAGAGACCCAACGGTTCCAGCGTGTAATGGGGGCGGCGGTTACGTACACCACATCCCGCTGTTGCAGCATAAACTGATCTCCCAGTGCCAGCGCCCAAGCCTCGGAGACGTCAAGCTGGAAAATATCAACGACACCGTCGTATTCCGACCGGCGTATTACGTACACCCCACGTCCATCAGCTCGCGCCTCTTGAATACCGCCCGCATTCGATAGCGCCTGCGTGAGGCTAAG
The Candidatus Paraluminiphilus aquimaris genome window above contains:
- a CDS encoding polysaccharide biosynthesis tyrosine autokinase; its protein translation is MDQQAKSDFPQGTQNTGTAEDEIDLLGLLGALLDKRWTIISITTVAIILSVAVALISTPIYQAGALLQVEEKTASLPGLEDLAEAFASESSTQAELEIIKSRSVIGTAVENLSLTTNVEPKYSPLIGKALARRFEPSDESKFGSPFFGLSTYAWGGERIAVDRLEVDSSLLGEPLTLVSKGGDTFSLITEAGLTLVSGAVGEAADGDLVSVFVSDLSARPGTEFLIFENHWLAAIQEVQESLSVSEAGRQSGIIRISYKDADAGRAEAILNEVAKVYVDQNISRLSAEAENSLNFMREQIPYIQRDVQTAEAAFNQFASENQSIDVTAENQAVLSQLVELDTRIQELELERVELNRRFTSNHPNVLAAEEQYRQLTSERARFNRRIEALPDTQQQLVSLRRDVEVASGIYELLLYKAQEMEVARASTVGNVRIIDTAIVDRSAPVAPQKSLIVVLGTLLGGLTGVVWVLLQRAIYRGVESADQIESTGLSVFSSIPFSDEQQRWDDLFNDGKKGHKAKKGLNILAEKEPTDLAVEMLRNLRTSLYFNLSEASNKAVMISGPSPGVGKSFISVNLATVCALAGQKVLLVDADMRRGYLHRYMNKTNKDGLSEYLSGQSALSDVVFSSNIENLDVVTRGKTPPNPSELLHHQRLQALVDEACNDYDLIIFDTPPILAVTDAAIVGQVTGNTLLVCRFDKTSKREIEHATSRLARDGSKVTGAVLNGVEKRLSNYYGYGGYYGYGYGYTYKSEKA
- a CDS encoding low molecular weight protein-tyrosine-phosphatase — protein: MFKNVLMVCTGNICRSPYAEYALTSKAPSVGVSSAGLSALVDKGAEATGCEVALERGVNMGSHLARQINTPIVSSADLILVMDDDHLRRLIKRYPEARGKTFKLGKWLGNKNIVDPHLKPATFFSLVYDEIDAAIETWLKHLA